From one Neofelis nebulosa isolate mNeoNeb1 chromosome 4, mNeoNeb1.pri, whole genome shotgun sequence genomic stretch:
- the TNFAIP8L1 gene encoding tumor necrosis factor alpha-induced protein 8-like protein 1 isoform X1, giving the protein MDTFSTKSLALQAQKKLLGKMASKATVAVFIDDASGEVLDELYRATKEFTRSRKEAQRMVKNLVKVAVKLGVLLRGGQLGGEELALLQRFRQGARRLAMTAVSFHQVDFTFDRRVLAAGLHECRDLLHQAVGAHLTAKSHGRINHVFGHLADYDFLAALYGPTEPYRSHLRRICEGLTRMLDEDSL; this is encoded by the coding sequence ATGGACACGTTCAGCACCAAGAGCCTGGCCCTGCAGGCGCAGAAGAAGCTGCTGGGCAAGATGGCGTCCAAGGCCACGGTGGCCGTGTTCATCGATGACGCGAGCGGCGAGGTGCTGGACGAGCTGTACCGCGCCACCAAGGAGTTCACCCGCAGCCGCAAGGAGGCCCAGAGGATGGTCAAGAACCTGGTCAAGGTGGCCGTGAAGCTGGGCGTCCTGCTCCGCGGCGGCCAGCTGGGCGGCGAGGAGCTGGCGCTGCTGCAGCGCTTCCGCCAGGGGGCGCGCCGCCTCGCCATGACGGCCGTCAGTTTCCACCAGGTGGACTTCACCTTCGACCGGCGCGTGCTGGCCGCCGGCCTGCACGAGTGCCGGGACCTGCTGCACCAGGCCGTGGGCGCGCACCTGACCGCCAAGTCCCACGGCCGCATCAACCACGTCTTCGGCCACTTGGCCGACTACGACTTCCTGGCCGCGCTCTACGGCCCCACCGAGCCCTACCGCTCGCACCTGCGCCGGATCTGCGAGGGCCTCACCCGGATGCTGGACGAGGACAGCCTATGA